Proteins encoded by one window of Aspergillus puulaauensis MK2 DNA, chromosome 4, nearly complete sequence:
- a CDS encoding uncharacterized protein (COG:S;~EggNog:ENOG410Q2Z6;~InterPro:IPR036574;~SECRETED:SignalP(1-25)), which yields MQFSTIVLSAVALFGTMSFAAPAPGEKILETRSSCQVGDIFGAGDAACSASCIKNGTYHGGYCNKKK from the exons ATGCAATTCTCCACCATCGTCCTCAGCGCCGTTGCCCTCTTCGGCACCATGTCCTTCGCCGCTCCCGCTCCCGGAGAGAAGATCCTCGAAACCCGCAGTTCCTGCCAGGTTGGCGATATCTTTGGCGCTGGTGATGCCGCCTGCAGTGCATCT TGTATCAAGAACGGAACCTACCACGGCGGTTACTGCAATAAGAAAAAGTaa
- a CDS encoding uncharacterized protein (COG:C;~EggNog:ENOG410PFT7;~InterPro:IPR018170,IPR020471,IPR036812,IPR023210;~PFAM:PF00248;~go_function: GO:0016491 - oxidoreductase activity [Evidence IEA];~go_process: GO:0055114 - oxidation-reduction process [Evidence IEA]): MSPPTHFKLNTGALIPAVGLGTWKSEPGEVAKAVAFALKNGYRHIDAALIYGNENEVGQGIRDSGVPREEIFITSKLWNTHQPNVKEGLQKTLDALGTDYLDLYLIHWPVRLVPNATSDLLPTNPDGTRSVDLSWDQSETWRQMEEVYKSGQAKAIGVANWSIPYLEDLRKKWTVVPAVNQVELHPFLPQHELRAYCADLGILLEAYSPLGSTGAPIMSDPEIQQIAEKNGVSAATVLISYHVNKGVVVLPKSVTEKRIVSNKEAVDLSKEDLAVLDGLAAKGKAKRINTPLWGFDLGFADWYGPVKA, encoded by the exons ATGTCTCCCCCCACCCACTTCAAACTCAACACCGGCGCTCTAATCCCCGCCGTTGGCCTCG GAACATGGAAATCCGAGCCTGGAGAGGTGGCAAAGGCCGTGGCCTTTGCTCTCAAGAACGGATACCGACATATTGATGCTGCACT GATTTACG GCAACGAAAACGAGGTCGGCCAGGGTATCAGGGACAGCGGCGTGCCCCGTGAAGAAatcttcatcaccagcaagcTCTGGAACACGCACCAGCCTAACGTCAAGGAGGGTCTGCAGAAGACTCTTGATGCATTGGGGACTGATTACCTTGATCTCTAT CTCATCCACTGGCCCGTCCGCCTCGTCCCG AACGCAACAAGCGACCTCCTCCCCACAAACCCCGACGGCACCCGCTCCGTCGACCTCTCCTGGGACCAAAGCGAAACCTGGCGGCAGATGGAAGAGGTCTACAAGTCCGGGCAAGCCAAAGCCATCGGCGTCGCAAACTGGTCCATCCCGTATCTGGAAGACCTGCGCAAGAAATGGACCGTCGTGCCGGCTGTGAACCAGGTGGAACTGCATCCGTTTCTGCCGCAGCATGAGCTGAGGGCGTATTGTGCGGATTTGGGGATTTTGCTGGAGGCGTATTCGCCGCTTGGGTCTACTG GAGCCCCCATCATGTCAGACCCTGAGATCCAGCAGATTGCAGAGAAGAACGGCGTTTCGGCTGCGACGGTCCTGATCAGCTACCACGTCAACAAGGGCGTCGTTGTGCTTCCAAAGTCCGTCACGGAGAAACGCATCGTCAGTAACAAGGAGGCTGTTGATCTTTCTAAAGAGGACCTAGCTGTCCTTGATGGTCTTGCTGCGAAGGGGAAGGCGAAGCGCATCAACACGCCTTTATGGGGGTTTGATCTAGGGTTTGCGGATTGGTATGGGCCTGTCAAGGCGtag
- a CDS encoding uncharacterized protein (COG:S;~EggNog:ENOG410PJ5H;~InterPro:IPR004104,IPR000683,IPR036291;~PFAM:PF02894,PF01408;~go_function: GO:0016491 - oxidoreductase activity [Evidence IEA]), with the protein MTTQPRLKLALIGLGRLGAIRARIIAFQQPRIEFVAACDTKPDSDEWAKDNLPSTVKFFADPEDCMRNSGAEAVLISTATATHAPLIIKALDLGLHVMCEKPISVDVITTKEVLAKAASKPNLKFLVPFCRRYDESYRNAKQMIQSNSLGEIHAIETTCLDQQDPTGFFVSFSAQSGGIFVDMGVHDIDIGRYYLDVKSNLPNPKKQVNRVIAMGQQAVYSELSKYGDCDNGWGLVEFANGKILTTHLGRTLTNGFEGTTRVCGTKGHAVINGDSTIDRVEVRDGHGVRTATTPDAFVLYDRSFINDLDEFAAAVLDGMELSCSPEDAYEAAKIATALQFSFRNGVPVYFDEEGVPIMKA; encoded by the exons ATGACAACTCAACCCCGTCTGAAGCTCGCCctcatcggcctcggccGGCTGGGTGCCATCCGTGCTCGTATAATCGCCTTCCAACAGCCTCGCATCGAGTTCGTCGCTGCCTGCGACACAAAACCCGACAGCGACGAGTGGGCGAAGGACAATCTCCCATCTACTGTCAAGTTCTTCGCAGACCCAGAGGACTGTATGAGGAATAGCGGCGCCGAGGCCGTTCTCATTTCCACTGCCACCGCTACCCATGCTCCTCTGATTATCAAAGCTCTTGACTTGGGGCTG CATGTTATGTGCGAGAAGCCAATCTCGGTGGATGTCATCACTACCAAGGAGGTTCTGGCCAAGGCTGCGTCCAAACCGAATCTCAAGTTCTTGGTTCCTTTCTGTCGGCGAT ATGATGAATCATACCGTAATGCGAAGCAGATGATCCAGAGCAACTCCCTAGGTGAGATCCATGCAATTGAGACCACCTGCCTTGATCAGCAAGACCCTACAG gcttcttcgtctccttctccgcccaATCCGGCggcatcttcgtcgacatGGGCGTCCACGAT ATCGACATCGGCCGCTACTACCTCGACGTAAAATCCAAcctccccaaccccaaaaAGCAAGTGAACCGCGTCATCGCCATGGGCCAACAAGCCGTCTACAGCGAACTATCCAAATACGGCGACTGCGACAACGGCTGGGGCCTGGTTGAGTTCGCCAACGGGAAAATCCTAACTACACATCTCGGGCGCACACTCACGAACGGCTTCGAGGGGACGACGCGCGTGTGCGGGACGAAGGGCCACGCTGTTATTAATGGGGATTCGACGATTGACCGGGTGGAGGTGAGGGATGGGCATGGGGTAAGGACTGCGACGACGCCGGATGCGTTTGTGCTCTATGATCGGTCGTTTATCAATGATTTGGATGAGTTTGCGGCGGCGGTGCTTGATGGGATGGAGTTGAGTTGTTCTCCTGAGGATGCGTATGAGGCGGCGAAGATTGCGACGGCGTTGCAGTTTTCGTTTAGGAATGGGGTTCCGGTTTActttgatgaggagggggtTCCGATTATGAAGGCTTGA
- a CDS encoding GNAT family N-acetyltransferase (COG:S;~EggNog:ENOG410PYJH;~InterPro:IPR000182,IPR016181;~PFAM:PF13302;~go_function: GO:0008080 - N-acetyltransferase activity [Evidence IEA]) → MDPRPRESSVSHHPSQAARVIIPVTTDTIRTKQLILRPLTLSDANDIFEYRRLRTVADWLNPIIPHQNVDETRDCIRQTILTTPDASGAIGRQFFFALLFADDPAGRAIGTVGISALSPVPTLEFCTHPSTWNRGLATEAVGALVDAWWKLPRINVNSDGPEGPERLFAWCSTSNSGALRVLYNNGFNTYYGMSVSGQELTLFVLEKPQGE, encoded by the exons ATGGATCCGAGACCCAGAGAAAGCTCAGtatctcatcatccttccCAGGCCGCTCGAGTCATTATCCCCGTCACTACAGACACCATCCGCACCAAACAACTCATCCTCCGTCCTCTGACACTGTCAGACGCTAACGACATCTTCGAGTATCGACGTCTACGAACCGTCGCCGATTGGCT AAATCCCATAATCCCACACCAAAACGTCGATGAAACACGAGACTGCATCAGACAAACAATATTGACAACCCCCGACGCATCCGGGGCCATCGGTCGTCaattcttcttcgccctcctCTTTGCCGACGATCCAGCCGGAAGGGCCATAGGTACGGTGGGAATCAGCGCCCTATCCCCAGTCCCAACTCTAGAGTTCTGCACTCACCCCAGTACCTGGAATCGTGGCCTTGCCACCGAGGCCGTGGGAGCGCTCGTTGATGCGTGGTGGAAGCTGCCGAGGATAAACGTCAATTCGGATGGTCCAGAGGGTCCGGAGAGGCTGTTTGCTTGGTGTAGCACATCAAACAGCGGGGCTTTGAGGGTTCTCTACAATAATGGGTTTAATACGTACTACGGTATGTCCGTGTCGGGGCAAGAGTTGACTTTGTTTGTGTTGGAAAAGCCGCAGGGTGAGTAG
- a CDS encoding uncharacterized protein (COG:G;~EggNog:ENOG410PKM1;~InterPro:IPR015943,IPR019405;~PFAM:PF10282;~go_function: GO:0005515 - protein binding [Evidence IEA]), producing the protein MSYKLLVSGERADFTTLALDVDKKELRVLANYPAPHNASWVEPCKSNGRIDRLIGLSEGDESGLLYTFEVDHEREACRITSQQATLGAPGHFTTLRDGSALALATYLGGSIALYPIKTSEENTPLLAESPRAEIIPDFPYKSVIHGPNEGRQRQCHPHQILEDQRGMLYAPDLGADRVWILHRNGTDLGICGWLQCPPGTGPRHAVLSPDETVMYVIGELSHTVIAFDLSSTAEGISPIDGFAQNIIPPTVHPNHQFMMDSAEICLHPRIPDVLYISNRWERHIAQREPYLQEVPKELPPGDSIAIILLSEAGRTVEAVKHVRTNVDVIRGMRLSEDGRYVVVVGQEGGGVEVYEIGGQRGDVWTLVAGLKDGQGLESGIKHAVWL; encoded by the exons ATGAGCTACAAACTTCTCGTATCAGGCGAGCGGGCCGACTTCACCACGCTGGCACTCGACGtggacaagaaggagctGCGCGTGCTCGCCAATTACCCAGCTCCCCACAATGCTTCCTGGGTTGAGCCGTGCAAGTCAAACGGGAGAATTGACCGTCTAATCGGGCTTTCCGAAGGCGATGAGTCTGGTCTGCTGTATACATTCGAAGTTGACCACGAACGCGAGGCTTGCCGGATTACCAGCCAGCAGGCTACCCTCGGGGCGCCTGGTCACT ttactacACTCCGCGATGGCTCTGCTCTTGCGCTCGCTACT TATCTGGGAGGTTCAATTGCACTATATCCCATCAAAACGAGCGAAGAAAATACGCCCTTGCTCGCAGAATCTCCGCGAGCGGAAATTATACCTGACTTCCCCTACAAATCAGTTATACATGGCCCCAACGAAGGCCGCCAGCGCCAATGCCACCCACACCAGATCCTCGAAGACCAGCGCGGGATGCTGTATGCTCCTGACCTGGGAGCAGACCGCGTCTGGATCTTGCACCGCAACGGAACAGATCTGGGGATATGTGGCTGGCTGCAGTGTCCGCCCGGAACGGGGCCTCGACATGCTGTGCTTAGTCCGGATG AAACCGTTATGTATGTTATAGGCGAGCTCTCGCATACAGTCATTGCCTTTGATCTGTCATCTACGGCAGAGGGTATCTCGCCCATCGATGGCTTCGCACAGAATATCATCCCTCCAACCGTCCATCCGAACCATCAATTTATGATGGATTCTGCGGAGATCTGCTTGCATCCGAGAATTCCAGACGTGCTATACATTAGCAACAGATGGGAAAGACACATTGCGCAGCGCGAGCCTTATCTTCAGGAAGTTCCTAAGGAGCTGCCCCCGGGAGACAGTATTGCTATTATTCTGCTTTCAGAGGCCGGCAGGACGGTAGAAGCCGTGAAACACGTGAGGACTAATGTTGATGTTATCCGGGGTATGCGCCTTAGTGAAGATGGGAGGTatgttgtggttgttggacAGGAGGGCGGTGGAGTTGAGGTCTATGAGATCGGTGGGCAGAGAGGAGATGTATGGACTCTTGTTGCTGGGCTGAAAGATGGACAGGGCCTGGAAAGCGGGATTAAGCATGCTGTTTGGTTGTAG
- a CDS encoding sugar porter family MFS transporter (COG:G;~EggNog:ENOG410PMT3;~InterPro:IPR005829,IPR005828,IPR003663,IPR036259, IPR020846;~PFAM:PF00083,PF07690;~TransMembrane:12 (i46-63o91-110i122-142o148-169i181-198o210-235i321-342o354-374i386-407o419-444i456-478o484-505i);~go_component: GO:0016020 - membrane [Evidence IEA];~go_component: GO:0016021 - integral component of membrane [Evidence IEA];~go_function: GO:0022857 - transmembrane transporter activity [Evidence IEA];~go_process: GO:0055085 - transmembrane transport [Evidence IEA]) translates to MAKPDSLKEDAIEADLQGTSQHAEDMTADREPYGPPGLQGLLHNPFVLLCAACSALGGLVFGYDQGVVSVTLVMSQFLDVFPRISGSGSGFWKGLLTAMLELGALIGAFNQGWIADKISRRYSILVAVGVFTVGSILQTAAVEYGMLTFARFVGGVGVGMLSMVAPVYIAEISPPECRGTLLVLQELSIAFGIVIAYWTTFGTRYMAGEWAWRLPFLLQMVPGFILATGVLFLPFSPRWLASKDRNEEALHSLSRLRRLPTTDRRVRQEYMDIFAEVRFHRQTSAEKHPDLQGPGTKDALLLEVASWADCFGKTCWRRTHIAILVPFFQQFVGVNALIYYSPTLFETMGFDLDIQLIMSGVLNTLQLLGVVGTIWTMDTLGRRKLLFTGSVVMAISHIIIAVLVGLYSSNWAAHQTQGWVSAAFLLVYMVAFGSTWGPVGWALPSEIFPSSLRAKGVAIANCSNWLNNFIIGLITPPLVQDTGYGAYVFFAVFCILSGVWSFFFVPETKGRTLEQMDHVFKDSSTLDERARRRAIEVELLGEYAEGR, encoded by the exons ATGGCCAAGCCGGATTCCCTCAAGGAAGACGCCATTGAGGCTGACCTCCAAGGCACCTCCCAACATGCCGAAGACATGACCGCAGACCGAGAGCCCTACGGCCCCCCAGGTCTCCAGGGCCTGCTGCACAACCCCTTCGTCCTGCTCTGCGCAGCCTGCTCAGCACTAGGCGGGCTCGTCTTCGGCTACGACCAGGGTGTGGTGTCCGTTACTCTAGTCATGAGCCAGTTCCTCGACGTATTCCCGCGGATCAGCGGCTCGGGctctggattctggaagggTCTCCTGACTGCAATGCTAGAGTTAGGTGCTTTGATCGGTGCGTTCAACCAGGGCTGGATCGCAGATAAGATCTCCCGCCGGTACTCGATTCTGGTTGCAGTTGGGGTCTTCACTGTTGGATCTATCCTGCAGACTGCCGCCGTGGAGTACGGGATGTTGACCTTTGCTCGCTTTGTGGGCGGCGTGGGCGTGGGCATGTTATCCATGGTGGCGCCGGTGTATATTGCTGAGATCA GTCCCCCCGAATGCCGCGGCAcactcctcgtcctccaagAACTAAGCATCGCATtcggcatcgtcatcgcATACTGGACGACCTTCGGCACGCGGTACATGGCCGGCGAATGGGCCTGGCGtctccccttcctcctccagatGGTCCCCGGTTTCATCCTCGCCACGGGcgtgctcttcctccccttctccccgCGCTGGCTCGCCTCAAAAGACCGCAACGAGGAAGCCCTACACAGCCTCAGCCGCCTCCGCAGACTACCTACCACCGACAGACGCGTCCGGCAGGAATACATGGACATCTTCGCCGAAGTGCGCTTCCACCGACAAACCAGCGCGGAGAAACACCCTGACCTTCAAGGACCGGGCACTAAAGATGCACTCCTCCTCGAAGTTGCATCTTGGGCAGACTGTTTCGGGAAGACCTGCTGGCGCCGCACGCACATCGCGATTCTGGTCCCGTTCTTCCAGCAGTTCGTTGGTGTGAACGCACTGATCTACTACTCGCCGACCCTCTTTGAAACGATGGGTTTTGACCTCGACATCCAGCTCATCATGTCCGGGGTGCTGAACacgctgcagctcctcggcGTGGTAGGGACAATCTGGACGATGGACACCCTGGGCCGTCGGAAACTGCTCTTCACGGGGTCCGTCGTCATGGCGATTTCCCATATCATCATCGCTGTTCTGGTGGGGTTGTATAGCTCTAACTGGGCAGCGCATCAGACTCAGGGATGGGTCAGCGCGGCGTTTTTGTTGGTTTATATGGTTGCGTTTGGTTCGACCTGGGGGCCTGTTGGTTGGGCACTGCCGTCTG AAATATTCCCGTCCTCGCTGCGCGCCAAAGGCGTCGCAATCGCAAACTGCTCCAACTGGCTCAACAACTTCATAATCGGGCTGATTACGCCCCCTCTAGTCCAGGACACGGGGTACGGGGCGtacgtcttcttcgcggtTTTTTGCATTCTCTCTGGTGTGTGGAGTTTCTTTTTCGTGCCTGAGACGAAGGGGCGTACGCTTGAGCAGATGGATCATGTTTTTAAGGATAGTTCGACGCTGGatgagagggcgaggagacgGGCTATTGAGGTGGAGTTGCTGGGGGAGTATGCTGAGGGGAGATAA
- a CDS encoding choline dehydrogenase family protein (COG:E;~EggNog:ENOG410PJ5E;~InterPro:IPR007867,IPR012132,IPR036188;~go_function: GO:0016614 - oxidoreductase activity, acting on CH-OH group of donors [Evidence IEA];~go_function: GO:0050660 - flavin adenine dinucleotide binding [Evidence IEA];~go_process: GO:0055114 - oxidation-reduction process [Evidence IEA]) translates to MGTSSDPLAVVDSNAQVYGVNRLRVVDASAFPFLPPGHPQSSVYMLAEKIADQIINGD, encoded by the exons ATGGGTACTTCCAGTGACCCgctggctgttgttgataGCAATGCCCAGGTGTATGGGGTGAATAGGCTAcgggttgttgatgcgaGTGCTTTTCCTTTCTTACCCCCTGGGCATCCGCAGTCTTCTGTTT ATATGCTGGCTGAAAAGATTGCGGATCAGATTATAAATGGTGATTAG
- a CDS encoding flavin-containing monooxygenase (COG:Q;~EggNog:ENOG410PJFA;~InterPro:IPR020946,IPR036188;~PFAM:PF13450;~go_function: GO:0004499 - N,N-dimethylaniline monooxygenase activity [Evidence IEA];~go_function: GO:0050660 - flavin adenine dinucleotide binding [Evidence IEA];~go_function: GO:0050661 - NADP binding [Evidence IEA];~go_process: GO:0055114 - oxidation-reduction process [Evidence IEA]) — translation MAPSVIVEDPKSGQESLKQNGLKTHSKSAASHLDPSYTIVEQPIGTRRPIRVACMGAGYSGLMMAIVFSQKMAGKNAELVIYERNQDLGGTWLENRYPGCKCDIPAHNYAYSFEPNPDWPNYYATSQQIHEYMRKVADKYDCNQHIRYQHTIKSALWKEDTAKWEIQVQQSNGAVFKDEVDVFINAGGVLNNWKWPNIDGIDTFKGRLLHSARWDQEYDFAGKKVASIGIGSSGIQIVPQLAKVVDSMDVYVRTQTWISPAPGINEPTANDPEMDPEYNFTRETLELFTDPTFLRDYRAAIMDRRIENFHRAIADSDVQKHAQELFRKSMVERLGNSPKGQKAAQYLLPDFPVGCRRQTPGPGFLEALTRDNIDMQWDDVERITEKGIMTRSGEEKEYDAIVCATGFDTSFQPSFPVVGRHGINLAEKWAEQPTAYFGMAVPDMPNYFCFIGPNSPISNGSLVLGIQATAVYVYKWLEKLQTEMISSFEVSADANDEYNQHIQRYLERSVWTRGCRSWYKRGTVDGPVVAIYGGTSFHFMEAIKNPRWEDYHIKRLPEARTNRFAYLGNGFSSREAKGGSVGATQTLDFDEYWRLFTMPDIHN, via the exons ATGGCGCCATCCGTAATAGTCGAGGACCCTAAGAGTGGTCAAGAGAGTCTGAAACAGAATGGATTGAAAACCCATTCTAAAAGCGCTGCTTCACACTTAGACCCTTCCTACACAATTGTCGAGCAGCCCATCGGCACGCGCCGTCCTATTCGGGTTGCCTGCATGGGCGCAGGGTACTCGGGCCTGATGATGGCCATTGTCTTCAGTCAGAAAATGGCAGGCAAAAACGCTGAACTGGTGATCTACGAGCGAAACCAAGACCTAGGAGGAACGTGGCTCGAGAACCG CTATCCTGGTTGCAAGTGTGATATCCCAGCACACAATTACGCATACAGCTTCGAGCCCAATCCCGACTGGCCAAACTACTACGCAACATCACAGCAAATCCACGAGTACATGCGCAAGGTGGCTGATAAATACGACTGTAACCAGCACATTCGCTACCAACATACCATCAAGTCCGCCCTCTGGAAAGAAGACACGGCGAAGTGGGAAATCCAGGTTCAGCAGAGCAACGGAGCTGTTTTCAAGGACGAAGTGGatgtcttcatcaacgctGGAGGTGTGCTGAA CAACTGGAAGTGGCCCAATATCGACGGCATTGACACATTCAAGGGAAGGTTGCTTCACTCGGCCCGGTGGGACCAAGAGTACGACTTCGCAGGCAAGAAAGTCGCGAGCATTGGGATCGGCTCGTCCGGCATCCAAATTGTGCCACAGCTGGCCAAAGTCGTCGACTCGATGGACGTCTACGTGCGCACGCAGACCTGGATCTCGCCAGCACCAGGCATCAACGAGCCCACGGCCAACGACCCAGAAATGGACCCGGAGTATAACTTCACGCGCGAAACCTTGGAGCTGTTCACAGACCCGACATTCCTGCGTGACTACCGCGCTGCTATTATGGACCGTCGCATTGAGAACTTCCACCGCGCCATTGCAGATAGTGACGTCCAGAAGCATGCCCAGGAGCTTTTCCGCAAGAGCATGGTCGAGCGATTGGGAAATAGCCCTAAGGGCCAAAAGGCCGCGCAGTACTTGCTGCCGGATTTCCCTGTTGGGTGTCGCCGGCAGACACCGGGGCCTGGATTCCTTGAGGCCCTCACACGGGATAATATCGACATGCAATGGGACGACGTGGAGCGCATTACCGAGAAGGGGATCATGACCCGCTCTGGCGAGGAGAAAGAGTACGATGCCATTGTGTGTGCGACGGGGTTCGACACCTCGTTCCAGCCTTCGTTCCCTGTCGTTGGACGCCATGGGATCAACCTCGCTGAGAAATGGGCTGAGCAGCCAACGGCCTACTTTGGGATGGCGGTGCCAGACATGCCGAACTACTTTTGTTTTATCGGGCCCAACAGTCCTATCAGCAATGGCTCGTTGGTGCTTGGGATCCAGGCAACCGCTGTCTACGTATACAAGTGGCTTGAGAAGCTGCAGACGGAGATGATCAGCAGCTTTGAGGTATCGGCCGATGCAAATGACGAGTATAACCAACATATACAGCGGTATCTAGAACGGTCTGTGTGGACGCGCGGCTGCCGCAGCTGGTATAAACGGGGCACGGTGGATGGGCCGGTGGTGGCCATCTATGGGGGGACTTCCTTCCACTTCATGGAGGCAATCAAGAATCCGCGCTGGGAGGACTATCACATCAAACGGCTCCCTGAAGCCCGGACAAACCGTTTTGCATACCTGGGCAACGGCTTTAGTAGTAGAGAGGCCAAGGGGGGCAGCGTCGGGGCGACGCAGACACTGGACTTTGATGAATATTGGCGATTATTTACGATGCCCGATATCCACAACTAG
- a CDS encoding uncharacterized protein (COG:S;~EggNog:ENOG410PRT3;~InterPro:IPR005645,IPR029058;~PFAM:PF03959): protein MRILCLHGWGANPEVMKRQMSALIKHCDPSWQFHFLAGNVETPPVPGIADIFPGPYLCWTFDFAPASVRASLDLIHETFANEGPFDGVFGFSQGAAVMAAYLLEQAALHPEKPLPVKFGVFCSTPPILTSDPAYIQSLYGSLSPDDLSRLRSGKPDEIEKLPEPARDAVLMLVKNLAATKSIHGQSDTYFTDRPIPEIPCVVHPDLYSARLSIPTLHACSKNDPPFMQRASALCGSFCDSKSQRSFTHSSIHNLPRVPGEVKEMAAIMESVASWNQHSRL from the exons ATGCGAATCCTCTGTCTCCATGGCTGGGGGGCGAACCCTGAGGTCATGAAGCGCCAGATGTCAGCACTGATAAAACACTGCGATCCCAGCTGGCAATTCCATTTCCTGGCAGGCAATGTAGAAACCCCGCCAGTTCCAG GCATTGCCGACATCTTTCCAGGCCCCTATCTCTGCTGGACCTTTGACTTCGCCCCCGCCTCCGTCAGAGCATCTCTTGATCTCATCCACGAGACATTCGCGAATGAAGGCCCATTCGACGGAGTCTTCGGCTTCAGCCAGGGTGCAGCCGTAATGGCCGCCTACCTCCTCGAGCAGGCAGCCCTCCACCCCGAAAAGCCACTGCCAGTCAAATTCGGAGTCTTCTGCTCCACGCCACCGATTCTCACGTCTGACCCGGCCTATATCCAGTCACTATACGGTTCGTTGTCCCCAGATGACCTCAGCCGTCTACGCTCTGGCAAGCCCGATGAAATAGAGAAACTCCCCGAGCCAGCGCGAGATGCGGTCCTGATGCTGGTGAAGAATTTGGCCGCCACGAAGTCAATCCACGGACAGTCAGATACTTACTTCACTGATCGGCCAATACCTGAAATTCCATGTGTTGTGCATCCGGATCTGTATAGCGCGCGCCTTTCTATCCCGACACTGCATGCTTGTAGCAAGAATGATCCGCCGTTCATGCAGCGGGCTTCTGCGCTGTGCGGATCGTTTTGTGATTCTAAGAGTCAGCGGTCTTTCACACATAGCTCTATACATAACCTTCCGCGTGTCCCTGGTGAGGTCAAAGAGATGGCGGCTATTATGGAGTCGGTGGCCTCGTGGAATCAACACTCTAGGCTGTGA